A single window of Chloracidobacterium sp. DNA harbors:
- a CDS encoding c-type cytochrome — MNRTLTTLAYILLPIVVVGGMWALSRDVTQRNREYPTQMGDSPAYRSQTANPILPKGGTDQPPVAGTIPRGSMPFHYATSPEESIRAGKELTNPFEASPENIARGKYVFDNNCVVCHGATGMGDGPVIPKYPNPPSYKTDTSRALRDGELFYIITRGRLNMPPHESQVSADDRWKLVLYIRQLQAEVKN, encoded by the coding sequence ATGAATCGAACTCTTACAACGCTCGCGTATATTCTGCTGCCGATCGTCGTTGTCGGCGGGATGTGGGCTCTAAGCCGCGATGTGACACAACGCAATCGCGAATATCCGACCCAGATGGGCGATTCGCCCGCGTACCGCTCGCAGACCGCTAATCCGATACTGCCCAAGGGCGGGACGGATCAGCCGCCGGTCGCCGGAACTATCCCGCGTGGATCTATGCCGTTCCATTACGCCACGTCACCCGAGGAATCGATCCGTGCCGGCAAGGAACTGACCAATCCATTTGAGGCGTCGCCGGAAAATATCGCACGCGGAAAATACGTCTTTGACAACAACTGTGTCGTTTGCCACGGTGCTACCGGTATGGGCGACGGCCCCGTGATCCCCAAATACCCCAATCCTCCATCATATAAGACCGATACATCGCGGGCGTTACGCGACGGCGAATTGTTTTACATCATCACGCGCGGACGTCTGAATATGCCGCCGCACGAATCGCAGGTCTCGGCCGACGACCGTTGGAAATTGGTTCTATATATTCGCCAATTGCAAGCGGAGGTTAAGAACTAG
- a CDS encoding DUF3341 domain-containing protein — MRNTKNKRVRYTAGYFTNEDDLKASAAEARLRGLDIYDVYSPFPIHGMDKAVGQKPSRITWAAFAGGVVGLLTAIITQIWTSAYDWALNIGGKPFSTPLLFVPVTFELTVLFAGLTSVLTLFIVCGLWPFSKRISFEGVNDDRFVLVLQQTAASFDPEKAAQIFEKYNAEKVIQGDLE; from the coding sequence ATGCGAAACACTAAAAACAAACGCGTTCGCTATACCGCCGGCTATTTTACGAACGAAGATGATCTAAAAGCGAGTGCGGCCGAGGCTCGGTTGCGGGGCTTGGATATCTACGATGTGTATTCGCCCTTTCCGATCCACGGAATGGATAAGGCGGTCGGGCAAAAGCCATCGCGGATCACGTGGGCGGCATTTGCCGGCGGCGTCGTCGGACTGCTGACGGCCATCATTACCCAGATCTGGACATCGGCCTATGACTGGGCACTCAATATCGGCGGCAAGCCGTTCTCGACGCCGCTGTTATTTGTTCCGGTCACGTTTGAGCTAACGGTATTGTTTGCGGGCCTGACATCGGTCCTGACCTTGTTTATCGTGTGCGGACTATGGCCCTTTAGCAAACGCATTAGTTTTGAGGGTGTCAATGATGACCGCTTTGTTCTGGTGCTACAGCAAACCGCCGCGAGCTTTGATCCGGAAAAGGCAGCCCAAATATTTGAAAAGTACAACGCGGAGAAAGTCATCCAAGGAGACCTCGAATGA
- the nrfD gene encoding polysulfide reductase NrfD — translation MTLEQIDLSRDEIRLRDEVARITEHAVVAPIRDPLVTGDRTYADVSNDINLIHERKAGTGWWIAFGIAVTLLTVGVIAGYLTVTIGIGTWGLNRTVGWAFDITNFVFWIGIGHAGTFISAILYLFNQKWRTSINRSAEAMTLIAVMCAGLFPIIHMGRPWLFYWFLPYPNTRGSLWVNFRSPLLWDFFAISTYFTISLVFWYLGLLPDIATARDRSKIKWRKKFYTILSLGWNGSNRTWWRYETVYGILAALATPLVLSVHSIVSFDFATSVIPGWHSTIFPPYFVAGAIFSGFAMVMTLMILVRKIMHLENYLTIDHFEKMCKVTLLTGSIVGLSYLTELFIGFYSGSPSELFMIINRLFGPYAWGYWIMFTCNALIPQLLWFKRLRRSIPMIFVLTLFVNLGMWFERFVIIMVSLHRDYLPSSWTYYIPSPVEIGLLIGSFGLFFTAFLLFLRIFPIIATSEIKGVLRYAKH, via the coding sequence ATGACGCTCGAACAAATCGATCTATCGAGAGATGAGATCAGGTTGCGCGACGAGGTGGCGCGAATAACGGAGCACGCGGTCGTTGCGCCGATCCGTGATCCGCTCGTCACAGGCGACAGAACCTATGCTGATGTCTCTAACGACATCAATCTGATACACGAACGCAAGGCCGGGACCGGGTGGTGGATCGCATTTGGCATCGCCGTGACGCTATTGACCGTTGGGGTCATTGCGGGTTATCTGACGGTCACGATCGGAATCGGCACCTGGGGCCTGAACCGGACCGTCGGTTGGGCTTTCGATATTACCAATTTTGTTTTCTGGATCGGTATCGGCCACGCCGGAACGTTTATCTCAGCGATCCTCTATCTTTTTAATCAGAAATGGCGAACCTCGATCAATCGTTCGGCCGAGGCGATGACACTGATCGCCGTGATGTGCGCGGGCCTTTTCCCGATCATACATATGGGGCGGCCGTGGCTCTTCTATTGGTTTCTGCCGTATCCCAACACACGCGGGTCGCTCTGGGTCAATTTTCGGTCGCCGCTGCTCTGGGACTTTTTTGCAATTTCAACGTATTTCACTATCTCGCTGGTGTTTTGGTACCTCGGATTACTACCTGACATTGCGACGGCCCGAGATCGATCAAAAATAAAGTGGCGAAAGAAATTTTACACGATCCTGAGCCTCGGCTGGAACGGTTCAAATCGGACCTGGTGGCGCTACGAGACCGTTTACGGCATCCTCGCCGCACTGGCAACGCCGCTCGTACTTTCGGTTCACAGCATCGTTAGCTTTGACTTTGCGACCTCGGTGATCCCGGGTTGGCACTCAACCATCTTTCCGCCCTACTTTGTAGCCGGTGCCATATTTTCGGGTTTTGCAATGGTGATGACCCTGATGATCCTGGTGCGCAAGATAATGCATCTGGAAAATTACCTGACCATCGATCACTTTGAAAAGATGTGCAAGGTGACGCTCCTCACCGGTTCGATCGTCGGACTGTCATATTTGACCGAGCTCTTTATAGGCTTTTACAGCGGTAGCCCGAGCGAGCTATTTATGATCATAAACCGCTTGTTCGGCCCGTACGCCTGGGGCTACTGGATAATGTTTACCTGCAACGCACTGATACCGCAACTCCTGTGGTTCAAGCGTCTGCGACGCTCGATCCCGATGATTTTTGTGCTCACGCTATTTGTAAATCTCGGTATGTGGTTTGAGCGGTTCGTGATCATTATGGTCAGCCTGCATCGCGACTATCTGCCGTCGAGTTGGACCTACTACATCCCGAGTCCGGTCGAGATCGGGTTGCTGATCGGTAGTTTTGGACTATTCTTTACGGCGTTTCTGTTGTTCCTAAGGATATTCCCGATAATTGCCACCAGCGAAATAAAGGGGGTTTTAAGATATGCGAAACACTAA
- a CDS encoding 4Fe-4S dicluster domain-containing protein encodes MKGEKLWEQFLELDENGKPVSEKSSIAGISRRSFLAALGYTAAGVTLLSCRVPEQKIIPNLKQAPEEKPGIANWYASTCSGCSAGCGTLVKVRDGRPIKVEGNPEHPISKGGLCSVAHSLVFSLYDSERIQKPLAAGKEVAWKDIDVQMTEKLSAVKQTGGKVRFLSQTVISPTSKATIDKFLTGFKDGKHIVYESASTSAVALAHTRTHGAGATPVFHFDRAKVVVGFDADFLGTWISPVQFTKDYSTARDLKKGQKEMSRHIQFESRMSLTGANADKRIKLSSAEEAEALLFLSKTLVEKGNQPNPATVKLTTLETPALSPQMRKNIETTADELLAHKGESLVVSGSNDADIQQIVNVINQSLGNYGKTIDIEISTRTPQSGDQEFVSLLDEMKKGEVAALFVLNANPAYDYFASADFSENLKKVPLKVSFSPTLDETASLADFNCPNHHSLEAWDDAETVRGTYSFNQPTIAPLFATRAYQESLMLWSGDNRSYYEALRANWQGTLFTKQTKQPKFDDFWDKTLQDGVFVADAAAGVASQAGFNAVGLDDAIGRVKSRQISGYSLALYQKISIRDGRYANSPWLQELPDPISKTTWDNYACVSPETAAKLNLSEGQIVSIKKENKAIELPVLIQQGQSDDCIAVALGYGRAKAGKAGNNIGANAFPFVEFVNGTFRYQAANVTIEPTGRSTTLAKTQQAESALGRPLVENITISQYVSGKHDIKHPEFEKLFAAHDYPVHKWGMAIDLSACTGCNACVLSCQAENNSPVVGKAEVAKTRDMQWLRIDRYYKDTPDGVQVDFQPLPCMQCENATCEMVCPVLATAHSSEGLNMQVYNRCVGTRYCANNCAYKVRHFNWFNYEHEDPIANLALNPDVTVRTRGVMEKCTFCVQRIEEKKIHARNEGRPIKDGEIQTACQQSCPANAIIFGDMTDLASMVNENKKNGRDYLLLEELNTKPAVSYLAKVSNREETKEEH; translated from the coding sequence ATGAAAGGCGAAAAACTCTGGGAACAATTTTTAGAATTGGACGAAAACGGAAAGCCGGTTTCGGAAAAAAGCTCGATCGCGGGTATCTCACGACGTTCTTTTTTGGCGGCACTCGGTTATACGGCGGCCGGAGTAACACTGCTGAGCTGCCGCGTTCCGGAGCAAAAGATCATTCCGAATCTCAAGCAAGCTCCGGAGGAAAAGCCCGGGATCGCAAATTGGTACGCGTCAACCTGTTCGGGCTGTAGTGCCGGTTGCGGCACGCTCGTAAAGGTCCGCGACGGACGCCCGATCAAGGTCGAGGGCAATCCTGAGCATCCGATCTCGAAGGGTGGATTATGTTCCGTGGCACACTCGCTCGTGTTTAGCTTGTACGATTCCGAACGCATACAAAAGCCTCTGGCGGCCGGCAAGGAAGTAGCGTGGAAAGACATTGATGTCCAAATGACGGAGAAACTGTCCGCCGTCAAACAAACCGGTGGCAAAGTTAGATTTCTGTCACAAACTGTAATCAGCCCGACCTCTAAAGCAACGATAGATAAATTTTTGACCGGTTTTAAGGATGGCAAGCATATCGTATACGAATCAGCGTCTACATCTGCCGTCGCCCTTGCACACACGCGGACACACGGCGCCGGTGCGACACCCGTCTTTCATTTTGACCGGGCAAAGGTGGTGGTCGGATTCGACGCAGATTTTCTGGGGACTTGGATCTCGCCGGTTCAGTTCACCAAAGACTATTCAACCGCACGCGACCTGAAGAAGGGTCAGAAGGAGATGTCACGGCACATACAATTTGAGTCGCGAATGTCTCTGACCGGAGCAAATGCCGATAAGCGTATAAAACTTTCATCTGCGGAGGAAGCAGAAGCGTTACTTTTCCTTTCAAAGACACTCGTTGAGAAGGGAAACCAACCTAACCCTGCAACTGTAAAACTGACAACGCTCGAAACTCCTGCACTTTCTCCGCAGATGAGGAAAAATATCGAAACGACCGCGGACGAACTCCTCGCTCACAAGGGCGAATCATTGGTCGTCTCCGGGTCAAACGATGCTGACATACAACAGATCGTTAATGTGATAAATCAGTCACTCGGTAACTACGGCAAGACGATCGATATTGAGATCTCCACGCGTACGCCCCAATCCGGTGATCAGGAATTTGTCAGCTTGCTCGACGAGATGAAGAAAGGCGAGGTCGCCGCACTCTTTGTCCTCAATGCCAACCCGGCCTACGATTACTTTGCATCAGCAGATTTCAGCGAAAATCTGAAAAAGGTGCCGCTCAAGGTGTCATTTAGCCCAACCCTGGATGAGACGGCCTCCCTGGCTGATTTTAATTGCCCAAATCATCATTCGCTTGAGGCTTGGGACGACGCCGAGACCGTCCGCGGTACGTACAGCTTCAATCAGCCTACGATCGCACCACTTTTTGCCACAAGGGCTTACCAGGAGAGTCTGATGCTCTGGAGCGGCGACAACCGCAGCTACTATGAGGCTCTGCGTGCGAATTGGCAGGGAACGCTCTTTACAAAACAAACGAAGCAGCCAAAATTTGATGATTTCTGGGACAAAACTCTTCAAGACGGCGTTTTTGTTGCTGACGCGGCCGCCGGTGTAGCCTCCCAGGCCGGATTTAACGCTGTTGGATTAGACGACGCGATCGGCCGCGTAAAGTCCAGACAAATTTCGGGGTATTCGCTCGCACTTTATCAAAAGATAAGCATTCGGGATGGCCGATACGCCAACAGCCCCTGGCTGCAGGAATTGCCCGACCCGATAAGTAAAACAACCTGGGATAATTATGCTTGCGTTTCCCCCGAAACTGCTGCGAAATTGAATCTATCCGAGGGACAGATAGTCTCGATCAAAAAGGAAAACAAGGCGATCGAATTGCCGGTTTTGATCCAGCAAGGACAGAGTGACGACTGTATCGCAGTCGCCCTCGGGTACGGCCGTGCCAAGGCCGGCAAGGCCGGAAACAACATTGGAGCCAACGCCTTCCCATTTGTCGAATTTGTTAACGGAACCTTTCGCTATCAGGCGGCAAACGTAACCATAGAGCCGACCGGCAGATCCACCACTCTGGCAAAAACTCAGCAAGCAGAGTCTGCTCTCGGCCGACCGCTTGTTGAGAATATTACGATCTCGCAATACGTCAGCGGAAAGCACGATATCAAGCATCCTGAATTTGAGAAGCTGTTTGCCGCACACGATTATCCGGTACACAAATGGGGGATGGCGATCGACCTCTCCGCCTGCACGGGTTGTAACGCGTGCGTCCTGAGTTGCCAGGCCGAAAACAACTCGCCTGTTGTGGGCAAGGCCGAGGTGGCAAAGACCCGCGATATGCAATGGCTCAGGATCGATCGGTATTACAAAGATACGCCCGATGGCGTCCAGGTCGATTTTCAGCCGCTGCCCTGTATGCAGTGCGAAAATGCGACGTGTGAAATGGTTTGCCCGGTGCTGGCAACTGCACACAGCAGCGAGGGCCTCAATATGCAGGTCTATAACCGCTGTGTCGGCACCAGATACTGTGCCAATAACTGTGCCTACAAGGTTCGCCACTTTAACTGGTTCAACTATGAGCACGAGGATCCGATCGCAAATCTTGCGCTCAATCCGGACGTCACGGTCCGCACCCGCGGCGTGATGGAAAAATGCACGTTTTGCGTTCAGCGGATCGAGGAAAAGAAGATTCACGCCCGCAACGAGGGTCGGCCGATCAAGGACGGCGAGATCCAGACAGCGTGCCAACAGAGTTGTCCGGCAAACGCAATTATCTTCGGCGATATGACGGATCTGGCAAGTATGGTCAATGAGAATAAAAAGAACGGTAGAGATTACCTCTTACTCGAAGAGCTAAATACAAAACCGGCCGTCAGCTATCTCGCAAAAGTTAGCAACCGCGAAGAAACCAAGGAGGAGCATTAA
- a CDS encoding cytochrome c3 family protein, translating to MSLRTLKILSILITLIGVFVVWANGTFRQYSDQSGYQPIQPINFSHKIHAGDNKINCTYCHSTADKSKAAGIPTATSCMNCHTKVLPDSPEVQKIVAALQNDQPIEWVKVNDLADFVTFNHSRHVTAGVDCNTCHGPVETMEKVSQFSNFSMGSCVTCHRQNQGVALDPNGPFQNVPERLQQTRMAPTDCSACHH from the coding sequence ATGAGTCTGAGAACATTAAAGATCCTCTCGATCCTGATAACGCTTATCGGTGTGTTTGTTGTTTGGGCAAACGGAACCTTTAGGCAATACAGCGATCAGAGTGGATATCAGCCGATCCAGCCGATCAACTTTTCGCACAAGATCCACGCGGGCGACAACAAGATCAACTGCACCTACTGTCACTCAACTGCTGACAAGTCCAAAGCCGCGGGTATTCCGACCGCGACAAGCTGTATGAATTGTCATACCAAGGTCCTGCCGGATTCGCCCGAGGTGCAAAAGATAGTCGCCGCCTTACAAAATGATCAGCCGATCGAGTGGGTGAAGGTAAATGATCTGGCGGACTTTGTCACGTTCAATCACAGCCGGCACGTCACCGCCGGAGTAGATTGCAATACGTGCCACGGGCCGGTTGAAACTATGGAGAAGGTTTCACAATTCAGCAATTTCTCGATGGGATCGTGTGTCACCTGTCATCGTCAAAATCAGGGTGTAGCTTTGGATCCTAACGGCCCATTCCAAAATGTACCGGAACGGCTCCAACAGACGCGTATGGCACCGACGGACTGTTCCGCGTGTCATCACTAG
- the narI gene encoding respiratory nitrate reductase subunit gamma produces the protein MLEYILYVWLPYTAVAVLVVVSIYRFVTNKFSYSSLSSQFLESDELFYGSVPWHIGIIVALTGHLIGFLIPQQILSFNSDPIRLYILEVTGLVFGLMSLIGIVSLFWRRVSTPKIRAVTTVMDIVVLVLLLSQVFLGVYIALFYRWGSSWFAATAVPYLYSLFMFQPDLAMVRPMPLMFKLHIIGAFLILLVFPFSRLVHMVSLPITYLWRPYQLVRWNWDRKTIRGQYTRHDPKAAGQTK, from the coding sequence ATGCTTGAGTATATTCTTTATGTTTGGTTGCCATATACAGCAGTGGCGGTGTTGGTCGTCGTGTCGATCTACCGCTTTGTAACTAATAAATTTTCGTATTCAAGCCTCTCCTCACAATTTCTCGAAAGCGACGAGTTGTTCTACGGTTCTGTTCCGTGGCATATAGGGATAATCGTGGCGCTGACCGGCCACTTGATAGGCTTTCTGATCCCGCAACAGATCTTATCGTTTAACAGCGACCCGATCCGCCTCTATATTCTGGAGGTCACAGGGCTTGTATTCGGGTTGATGTCGCTGATCGGGATCGTCAGCCTATTTTGGCGTCGAGTGAGTACGCCCAAGATAAGGGCGGTCACGACCGTGATGGATATCGTCGTCCTCGTCCTGCTGCTGTCACAGGTGTTTCTGGGGGTTTACATCGCTCTGTTTTATCGCTGGGGCTCGTCTTGGTTTGCCGCTACGGCGGTACCCTATCTGTATTCACTTTTCATGTTTCAGCCGGATCTGGCGATGGTCCGGCCAATGCCCCTGATGTTCAAGCTCCATATTATCGGGGCGTTCCTGATCCTTTTGGTATTTCCGTTTTCAAGGCTCGTCCATATGGTCTCGCTGCCTATCACATACCTGTGGCGGCCATATCAGCTCGTACGTTGGAATTGGGACCGTAAAACGATCCGCGGACAATACACGCGACACGATCCGAAAGCCGCCGGACAGACAAAATAA
- the narH gene encoding nitrate reductase subunit beta, giving the protein MDVRLQTSMVFHLDKCIGCHTCSVACKNVWTDRKGAEYMWWNNVETKPGTGYPTAWEDQEKYNGGWKKKDGAPDLKMGGKSSRLLNIFHNPDLPKLDDYYEPWTYEYEELFDAPEGADQPTARPISLITGEYMNIEAGPNWDDDLSGSPIYAANDPNLSSLTEQQREELFDIEKLVFFYLPRICNHCLNPACVAACPSGAIYKRGEDGVVLINQDKCRAWRMCVTACPYKKTFYNWSTGKSEKCILCFPRLETGQAPACFHSCVGRIRYLGGLLYDADRLTDSVNVPDGQLVDSHRDIILDPKDPKVREAARKNGIDDRTLEAIERSPVYKYVKEWKLALPLHPEFRTLPMLFYVPPMLPVMAETTDGVYDTANDELFSPIEKARLPIEYMASLFSAGNVDHVSYALKKQYAVRLFKRLETVGDVSKEVVQYALDECNMTPEEAEAIYRLTSLPTMDERVVIPPSHREEALAMLNDNMWEEKGSAGLGRRQLPVRGA; this is encoded by the coding sequence ATGGACGTCAGATTACAAACTTCGATGGTCTTTCACTTAGATAAGTGCATTGGCTGCCACACTTGTTCAGTTGCCTGTAAGAATGTCTGGACCGACCGTAAAGGTGCCGAGTATATGTGGTGGAATAATGTCGAAACCAAGCCCGGTACCGGCTATCCGACCGCGTGGGAAGATCAGGAAAAATATAACGGCGGTTGGAAGAAAAAGGACGGTGCACCGGATCTGAAAATGGGCGGAAAGAGCTCGCGGCTCTTAAACATATTTCATAATCCGGACTTGCCCAAGCTCGATGATTATTACGAGCCGTGGACTTACGAGTACGAAGAGCTATTTGACGCACCCGAGGGAGCAGACCAGCCGACAGCCCGCCCTATCTCTCTGATCACGGGCGAGTACATGAACATCGAGGCCGGGCCGAACTGGGACGACGATCTGAGCGGTTCCCCGATCTATGCGGCAAATGACCCGAATTTGTCCAGCCTGACCGAGCAGCAGAGAGAGGAGCTATTTGATATCGAAAAGCTTGTCTTCTTTTATTTGCCGAGAATTTGTAACCACTGCCTGAATCCGGCTTGTGTCGCGGCGTGTCCATCGGGCGCGATCTACAAACGCGGCGAAGACGGCGTTGTTTTGATCAATCAGGACAAATGCCGTGCGTGGCGTATGTGCGTAACCGCGTGTCCTTACAAAAAGACCTTTTATAACTGGTCAACCGGCAAGAGCGAGAAATGTATACTTTGCTTCCCGCGTCTCGAAACGGGACAGGCTCCGGCTTGCTTCCATTCCTGCGTCGGCCGCATTCGTTACCTGGGCGGTTTGCTCTATGATGCGGACAGACTCACTGATTCGGTAAACGTACCAGACGGACAATTGGTTGACTCACACCGCGACATCATTCTTGACCCGAAAGATCCGAAGGTTAGGGAAGCTGCCAGAAAGAACGGTATCGATGACCGAACGCTCGAAGCGATCGAACGCTCACCGGTCTATAAATATGTGAAGGAATGGAAATTGGCACTGCCGCTCCACCCGGAATTCCGGACATTGCCGATGCTGTTCTACGTCCCGCCGATGTTACCCGTGATGGCAGAAACGACTGACGGCGTCTATGACACGGCCAATGATGAACTCTTTAGCCCGATCGAAAAAGCCCGTCTGCCTATCGAGTATATGGCGAGCCTCTTTTCAGCCGGAAACGTCGATCACGTCTCCTATGCGTTGAAGAAGCAGTATGCCGTACGCTTATTCAAAAGGCTCGAGACGGTCGGCGATGTATCCAAAGAGGTCGTTCAATACGCTCTGGATGAGTGCAATATGACCCCCGAAGAGGCCGAAGCAATCTATCGTCTGACCTCATTGCCCACGATGGACGAACGAGTGGTGATCCCACCGTCACATCGCGAAGAAGCGTTGGCGATGCTCAATGACAATATGTGGGAAGAAAAGGGCAGTGCCGGACTCGGACGTCGGCAGCTTCCGGTACGCGGAGCATAA